A window of Streptomyces sp. NBC_01224 genomic DNA:
GCCTCCTCGTCCAGGAGACCGAGCCGGAACAGCGCGACCGACGCCATCGCGACGACCTCCTGCGCCAGCCGGTCCACCAGCGCACCCGCCACCGGGTCCCCGGCCGCCGCGGTCGCGAAGAGCACCGGAGCCAGCTCGTGCCTGCGCTCGAACTCGACCCGGCCCAGATGCAGCGCCTCGATCAGCGCGTACATCGAGTCGAGCCCGAAGTGTCCGGGCAGCGCACGGGCCAGCTCGGTCGGCTCACCGCGACCGTCCTCCGCCCGCGAGGCGAACCACATCGCCTCCTCGGCCAGCCCCGAACCGCCGCCCCAGTCACCGGATATCCGGCCTATGGCGGGGAAGCGCGCGGTCCGCCCGTCCGGCACCATGCCGACACAGTTGATCCCCGCACCGCAGACGACGGCCACACCCCGCGGCTCGTCCACCCCCGCACGCAGAATCGCGAAGGTGTCGTTGCGCACCTCGACCGTGGATCCCCAGCCACGGGCGCGCAGCGCCGTCGCCAACTGCTCCTCCTCCACCGGAAGATCGGCGTTGGCGAGACAGGCCGACACATGTGCGACGGAGTCCACCGGTTCGCCGGACAGCTCCAGCGCCCGGCCGACGGCCGCACCGAGAACGTCCACGGCCGTCTCGATCCCCACGACCGGCGGCTGGAAGCCACCGCCGCGGGCAGCCGACAGCACCGTTCCGTCCTCACCGATCAGTGCCACATCGGTCTTGCTGTTCCCCGCATCGATCGCGAGGACCGAAGCGTTCACGCCCACGGCAGGTGCTCCCGGTTGTGCGCGATCAGCTTGTCGGTGAGCGCCTCGGCGTACTCGAACTGGCCGATCAACGGATGCGCGAGCAGCGCCTTGAACACCCGGTCGCGACCCCCGCGAAGCGCGGCCTCCAGGGCGAGGTCCTCGTACGCCGTCACATGGGCGATCAGACCGGCGTAGAGCGGGTCCAGCTCCGGTACGGCGAGCGGGGTGGCACCCGTCCCGTCGACCCTCGCCTGCACCTCGATCACCGCGTCGTCCGGCAGGAACGGCAGCGTCCCCTTGTTGTACGTGTTGACCACCTGTACAGGGGTGCCGCCCGAGCCGAGCAGCGAGGACGCCAGGTCCACGGCCGCCTCCGAGTAGAAGGCGCCACCGCGCTTGGCGAGCAGCGCGGGCTTCTCGTCCAGCGCCGGGTCGCCGTACATGGCGAGGAGTTCCTTCTCCATCGCGGCGACCTCGGCCGCCCGGGACGGCTTGGTGCCGAGCTCCCGTACGACCTCGTCGTGCGCGTAGAAGTAACGCAGGTAGTAGGAGGGGACGACGCCGAGCCGGTCGACGATCGCCCGGGGCATGCGCAGATCGTCCGCGATCGCGTCGCCGTGTTCTGCGAGCAGCTTCGGCAGGACGTTCTCGCCGTCCGGGCCGCCGAGGCGGACCCCGAGCTCCCAGGTCAGGTGGTTGAGCCCGACATGGTCGAGGTGCACCTCACCGGGCGTGACATCGAGGAGCCTGGCGA
This region includes:
- a CDS encoding N-acetylglucosamine kinase, which gives rise to MGVNASVLAIDAGNSKTDVALIGEDGTVLSAARGGGFQPPVVGIETAVDVLGAAVGRALELSGEPVDSVAHVSACLANADLPVEEEQLATALRARGWGSTVEVRNDTFAILRAGVDEPRGVAVVCGAGINCVGMVPDGRTARFPAIGRISGDWGGGSGLAEEAMWFASRAEDGRGEPTELARALPGHFGLDSMYALIEALHLGRVEFERRHELAPVLFATAAAGDPVAGALVDRLAQEVVAMASVALFRLGLLDEEAPVVLGGGVLAARHPQLDDRIAELLAVRAPKAVVRVVTEPPVLGAALLGLDHTGAAAGVHERLRAQYS
- a CDS encoding 6-phospho-beta-glucosidase codes for the protein MKLAVVGGGSTYTPELIDGFARLRDTLPIEELVLVDPAADRLELVGGLARRIFAKQGHPGRIVTTPDLDAGVADADAVLLQLRVGGQAARNQDETWPLECGCIGQETTGAGGLAKALRTVPVVLDIAERVRRTNPNAWIIDFTNPVGIVTRALLQAGHKAVGLCNVAIGFQRKFARLLDVTPGEVHLDHVGLNHLTWELGVRLGGPDGENVLPKLLAEHGDAIADDLRMPRAIVDRLGVVPSYYLRYFYAHDEVVRELGTKPSRAAEVAAMEKELLAMYGDPALDEKPALLAKRGGAFYSEAAVDLASSLLGSGGTPVQVVNTYNKGTLPFLPDDAVIEVQARVDGTGATPLAVPELDPLYAGLIAHVTAYEDLALEAALRGGRDRVFKALLAHPLIGQFEYAEALTDKLIAHNREHLPWA